The following coding sequences lie in one Kribbella sp. NBC_00709 genomic window:
- the bsaP gene encoding biotin synthase auxiliary protein BsaP → MTELYCGRCGREVADGGHDDCHRALALEPPRYCAECRRRMIVQVHPMGWSARCSVHGELSSD, encoded by the coding sequence GTGACCGAGCTCTACTGCGGCCGGTGTGGCCGCGAGGTCGCCGACGGCGGACACGACGACTGCCACCGGGCGCTCGCGTTGGAGCCGCCGAGGTACTGCGCCGAGTGCCGCCGCCGGATGATCGTCCAGGTCCATCCGATGGGCTGGTCGGCCCGCTGCTCGGTCCACGGCGAACTCAGCTCCGATTGA